From Pseudomonas vanderleydeniana, the proteins below share one genomic window:
- a CDS encoding DMT family transporter → MNAYYYLAIAICAEVIATVSMKAVKGLSTPLPLALIIAGYATAFWMLTLVVRTVPVGVAYAVWAGMGIVMVSVAALFLYGQKLDVPAMLGMALIVLGVVVIQLFSKTAGH, encoded by the coding sequence ATGAATGCCTACTACTACCTCGCCATCGCCATTTGCGCCGAAGTCATCGCCACCGTTTCCATGAAAGCGGTCAAGGGCTTGAGCACCCCGCTGCCCCTGGCCCTGATCATCGCTGGTTACGCCACGGCCTTCTGGATGCTCACGCTGGTGGTCCGCACGGTGCCGGTCGGCGTGGCCTACGCGGTCTGGGCCGGCATGGGCATCGTGATGGTCAGCGTCGCCGCGCTGTTCCTCTACGGGCAGAAGCTGGACGTACCGGCCATGCTCGGCATGGCCTTGATCGTCCTCGGGGTGGTGGTGATCCAGCTGTTCTCGAAAACCGCCGGACATTGA
- a CDS encoding NAD(P)/FAD-dependent oxidoreductase, whose protein sequence is MPSAISTDVLIVGAGVAGLWLNARLRRQGFSTVLVESASLGGGQSVKSQGIIHGGAKYALHGALTGASEAIADMPRRWREALAGTGELDLSGVRLLSDAHYLWSPGTLAGNLTSFFASKAVRGRVDQVKGDQLPPALQNPRFKGKVYRLAELVVDVPSLIERLAELAGDGLLAGQKIEPLREHDQLVGLRVDEREIRAQRIVLSAGAGNAELLQALGLSQPAMQKRPLHMVLVKGPSLKPLYAHCLGGGPKPRITVTTHPAADGQWVWYLGGDIAEAEGVARDSAEQIAAARKELENLLPWIDQSQSRWATLRVDRAEPQQTGLTRPDNAFLADDGRLLVGWPTKLALAPDFADRVIASLQRDGIQPGHAPALPELPRPAMTQTAWEQLLP, encoded by the coding sequence ATGCCATCCGCTATTTCCACCGATGTCCTGATTGTCGGCGCCGGCGTCGCCGGCCTCTGGCTGAATGCGCGCCTGCGCCGCCAGGGCTTTTCGACGGTGTTGGTGGAAAGTGCCAGCCTCGGCGGCGGCCAGAGCGTAAAGTCCCAGGGCATCATCCATGGTGGCGCCAAATATGCGCTGCACGGCGCCCTGACCGGCGCCTCGGAAGCCATCGCCGACATGCCGCGGCGCTGGCGTGAGGCCCTGGCCGGCACTGGCGAACTCGACCTGTCCGGTGTACGCCTGCTGTCGGACGCCCATTACCTCTGGTCCCCAGGCACCCTGGCCGGCAACCTCACCAGCTTCTTCGCCAGCAAGGCCGTGCGCGGCCGGGTCGACCAGGTCAAGGGCGACCAACTGCCACCAGCCCTGCAGAACCCGCGCTTCAAGGGCAAGGTCTATCGCCTGGCCGAACTGGTGGTCGATGTTCCCAGCCTGATCGAGCGCCTGGCCGAACTGGCCGGCGACGGCCTGCTGGCCGGACAGAAGATCGAGCCGCTGCGGGAGCACGATCAACTGGTCGGCCTGCGTGTCGACGAGCGCGAGATCCGCGCCCAGCGCATCGTGCTCAGCGCCGGTGCCGGCAACGCCGAACTGCTGCAAGCCCTGGGCCTGAGCCAGCCGGCAATGCAGAAGCGCCCGCTGCACATGGTGCTGGTCAAGGGGCCGAGCCTCAAGCCGCTCTACGCCCACTGCCTGGGCGGCGGCCCGAAGCCACGGATCACCGTGACCACCCACCCTGCAGCTGATGGCCAGTGGGTCTGGTACCTCGGCGGCGACATCGCCGAGGCCGAGGGCGTCGCGCGCGACAGCGCCGAGCAGATTGCCGCCGCACGCAAGGAACTGGAGAACCTGCTGCCCTGGATCGACCAGAGCCAGAGCCGCTGGGCCACCCTGCGGGTCGATCGCGCCGAGCCCCAGCAAACGGGCCTGACCCGTCCGGACAATGCCTTTCTCGCCGACGACGGGCGCCTGCTGGTCGGCTGGCCGACCAAGCTGGCGCTGGCGCCAGACTTCGCCGACCGGGTCATCGCCAGCCTGCAGCGCGATGGCATCCAGCCCGGCCATGCGCCGGCATTGCCCGAGCTGCCTCGCCCCGCCATGACACAAACCGCCTGGGAACAACTGCTGCCATGA
- the waaA gene encoding lipid IV(A) 3-deoxy-D-manno-octulosonic acid transferase, whose amino-acid sequence MNRTLYTLLFHLGLPLVAVRLWLRARKAPAYARRVAERFARGLPPMRPDGIWVHAVSVGESIAAAPMIRALLAQHPGLPITLTCMTPTGSERIQAMFANEPRIQHCYLPYDLPWAAARFLDTVRPRLAVIMETELWPNHIHQCALRGIPVALANARLSARSARGYARFARLTRPMLEEMSLIAVQTEVEAERFRQLGARAESVQVTGSIKFDLTIDPQLQVRATELREQWQARQRPVWIAASTHEGEDEVVLAAHRQLLGNYPDALLILVPRHPERFNGVFELCRQQGFPTVRRSTGQPVGATDSVLLGDTMGELLFLYALADSAFVGGSLVPNGGHNLLEPAALCKPVLSGPHLFNFLEIAALMREAGALQEVDDAEGLAVAVRSLFELPQDARRMGEAGLKVMQANQGALQRLLDGLGRLLAR is encoded by the coding sequence ATGAATAGAACTCTCTACACCTTGCTGTTTCATCTGGGGCTGCCACTGGTGGCGGTGCGTCTATGGCTGCGGGCGCGCAAGGCGCCGGCCTATGCCCGACGGGTCGCCGAACGGTTTGCCCGTGGCCTGCCGCCGATGCGCCCGGACGGCATCTGGGTGCATGCGGTTTCGGTGGGCGAGAGCATTGCCGCCGCGCCGATGATCCGGGCGTTGCTGGCGCAGCACCCCGGCTTGCCGATCACTTTGACCTGCATGACCCCGACCGGCTCGGAGCGGATCCAGGCCATGTTCGCCAACGAGCCGCGGATCCAGCACTGCTACCTGCCCTACGACCTGCCCTGGGCGGCCGCGCGTTTCCTCGACACGGTGCGCCCGCGGCTGGCGGTGATCATGGAAACCGAACTGTGGCCCAACCATATCCACCAGTGTGCCCTGCGTGGGATTCCGGTGGCGCTGGCCAATGCGCGGCTGTCGGCCCGCTCGGCCAGGGGCTATGCGCGGTTTGCCCGGCTGACCCGGCCAATGCTCGAGGAAATGAGCCTGATCGCGGTGCAGACCGAGGTCGAGGCCGAGCGTTTCCGGCAGTTGGGCGCACGGGCCGAGTCGGTCCAGGTCACCGGTTCGATCAAGTTCGACCTGACCATCGACCCGCAACTACAGGTACGTGCGACCGAGTTGCGTGAGCAGTGGCAGGCCCGGCAGCGTCCGGTGTGGATTGCCGCGAGTACCCACGAGGGCGAGGACGAAGTGGTTCTGGCGGCGCATCGGCAACTGCTGGGCAACTACCCGGATGCCCTGCTGATTCTGGTGCCGCGTCATCCGGAGCGTTTCAACGGTGTTTTCGAGCTCTGCCGCCAGCAGGGTTTCCCGACGGTCCGGCGTTCGACCGGGCAGCCGGTCGGTGCGACGGATTCGGTTTTGCTCGGCGACACCATGGGTGAATTACTGTTTCTCTACGCCCTGGCCGACAGTGCCTTCGTCGGCGGCAGCCTGGTGCCCAATGGCGGGCACAACCTGCTGGAGCCGGCGGCCCTGTGCAAGCCGGTCCTGAGCGGGCCGCACCTGTTCAACTTCCTCGAGATCGCCGCATTGATGCGTGAGGCGGGTGCGTTGCAGGAAGTCGATGATGCCGAGGGTCTGGCGGTGGCGGTGCGCAGCCTGTTCGAACTGCCCCAGGATGCTCGCCGGATGGGCGAGGCTGGGCTGAAGGTGATGCAGGCCAACCAGGGCGCCTTGCAGCGCCTGCTGGATGGGCTGGGGCGTCTGCTGGCACGCTGA
- a CDS encoding sulfotransferase family 2 domain-containing protein, whose translation MFQRYLWKLLPKSQRSFLLDRLSVVDRQVVNKAMSANVRFPDPFKAHSCLFIHVPKCAGSSISSALFNGWTPGHLPLYWYEQQFPEQFASSFKFAFVRDPLERAYSAYTYLKASGDAYRRDLPAKALMDSYRDFDDLIYRWLDPDNVRRQLHFAPQSDFITSSLGHLALDFIGYQERIESDFRTVCEKIGVDQQLPHLNHSALRNPAPAKDFCTARTRRLVRRVYQRDYELLGYE comes from the coding sequence ATGTTTCAACGCTATTTGTGGAAGTTGTTGCCCAAGTCCCAGCGTTCATTCCTGTTGGACCGTCTTTCGGTGGTCGATCGACAGGTGGTGAACAAGGCGATGTCGGCAAATGTAAGATTTCCCGATCCGTTCAAGGCTCATTCGTGCCTCTTCATCCATGTTCCTAAATGTGCAGGGAGCAGTATCAGTTCTGCACTGTTCAACGGCTGGACACCTGGGCATCTGCCTCTGTACTGGTATGAGCAGCAGTTTCCTGAACAGTTTGCCAGCAGTTTCAAGTTCGCCTTCGTTCGTGATCCATTGGAGAGGGCCTATTCGGCCTATACCTACCTTAAAGCCAGCGGTGACGCCTATCGAAGGGATCTGCCGGCCAAGGCACTGATGGACTCGTATCGGGATTTCGATGACCTGATTTACCGTTGGCTGGATCCGGATAACGTTCGCAGGCAACTTCATTTCGCGCCACAGTCAGATTTCATTACCTCTTCGCTGGGGCATCTGGCACTGGATTTCATCGGTTACCAGGAGCGCATCGAGAGTGATTTCCGGACGGTGTGCGAAAAGATCGGGGTCGATCAGCAGCTGCCGCATCTGAATCATTCGGCCCTGCGCAATCCCGCCCCGGCCAAGGATTTCTGCACAGCAAGAACTCGTCGACTGGTTCGTCGTGTCTACCAACGAGACTATGAGCTACTGGGCTATGAATAG
- the cysC gene encoding adenylyl-sulfate kinase yields MNRLATIPLEKPQIRPYTLALSTAERAAIKHQRPCCIWLTGLSGAGKSTLANALELQLNQRGLHTFLLDGDNVRNGLCSDLGMSAKARKENIRRVSEVARLMVDAGLIVIVSAISPFRADRDQARSLFTPQEFSCVYVSTPFDVCSQRDPKGLYKAALAGQIKDFTGLDSPYEVPLDADCEIDTTSMTLEASTQSLLEFLINKRSISNGETTQLKP; encoded by the coding sequence ATGAATAGACTGGCAACGATTCCCTTGGAAAAACCGCAGATCCGACCCTACACCCTGGCGCTCTCCACGGCAGAGCGGGCTGCGATCAAGCATCAGCGACCCTGCTGTATCTGGTTGACCGGGTTGTCGGGAGCCGGCAAGTCGACCCTGGCCAATGCCCTTGAGTTGCAGCTCAACCAGCGCGGCCTGCATACCTTCCTGCTCGATGGCGACAACGTGCGCAATGGCCTGTGCAGCGACCTGGGCATGTCTGCGAAGGCCCGCAAGGAAAACATCCGGCGAGTGTCCGAGGTGGCGCGGCTAATGGTCGATGCCGGCTTGATCGTGATCGTCTCGGCGATCTCGCCGTTTCGTGCCGACCGTGATCAGGCACGCTCGCTCTTCACGCCGCAGGAGTTTTCCTGCGTCTATGTCAGCACGCCTTTCGATGTCTGTTCCCAGCGCGATCCAAAGGGGTTGTACAAGGCCGCCCTGGCCGGACAGATCAAGGACTTCACCGGGCTCGACAGCCCCTACGAGGTACCTTTGGATGCCGATTGTGAAATCGACACGACATCCATGACATTGGAGGCTTCGACCCAGAGCCTGCTGGAGTTCCTGATCAATAAACGTTCAATTTCCAACGGTGAAACCACTCAATTGAAGCCATAG
- a CDS encoding metal ABC transporter ATPase: MPRTLIRKNPSNFKTLPLFVEATPEGLSYQSVGMPLNFAQILQKRKPVNVADAGRFALELANLGVSVRLTLHWQNRDYWVLVRQRRQDRGDVVLKLISGYVPAQELNLPLHTAIQEIAEECLLETPEGWLTGRFNDTWLPAPYSAALHYREALPFRLTPLSGSALPVRCGAQQLMERPRAYVHLPTASLQLIYDLRLDVPREAKSLSLFHVDERLENDELVARLNRSRPDLYLMPLKDGQPCAELYTLKKDQLIAASTRGLYLAESFARQDGWLVRDERVRWKDWLRQQGLAEPEKDSKLRRLTGKARQILRKIVPAKAGQR, translated from the coding sequence ATGCCGCGAACACTGATCCGCAAGAACCCCAGCAACTTCAAGACCCTGCCCCTGTTCGTCGAAGCGACTCCCGAAGGCCTGAGCTACCAGAGCGTCGGGATGCCGCTGAACTTTGCGCAGATCCTGCAAAAGCGCAAGCCGGTGAACGTCGCCGACGCCGGGCGCTTTGCGCTGGAGCTGGCCAACCTCGGGGTGTCGGTACGACTCACCCTGCATTGGCAGAATCGTGACTATTGGGTGCTGGTCCGCCAACGCCGGCAGGACCGCGGCGACGTGGTGCTCAAGCTGATTTCCGGCTACGTCCCGGCCCAGGAACTGAACCTGCCGCTGCACACGGCCATCCAGGAGATCGCCGAAGAGTGCCTGCTGGAAACCCCTGAGGGCTGGTTGACCGGCCGGTTCAACGACACCTGGCTGCCAGCCCCCTACTCCGCCGCCCTGCACTATCGCGAGGCACTGCCTTTTCGCCTGACACCGCTGTCCGGCTCGGCATTGCCGGTACGCTGCGGCGCCCAACAGCTGATGGAGCGGCCGCGAGCCTATGTGCACCTGCCGACCGCATCGCTGCAGTTGATCTACGACCTGCGCCTGGACGTGCCACGGGAAGCCAAGTCCCTGAGCCTGTTTCATGTCGACGAGCGACTGGAGAACGATGAACTGGTGGCGCGCCTGAACCGCTCACGCCCCGACCTCTACCTGATGCCGTTGAAAGACGGCCAGCCCTGTGCCGAGCTGTACACCCTGAAGAAGGACCAGTTGATTGCAGCCAGCACGCGCGGCCTGTACCTGGCGGAAAGCTTTGCCCGCCAGGACGGCTGGCTGGTGCGCGACGAGCGGGTACGCTGGAAGGACTGGCTCCGCCAGCAAGGGCTGGCGGAACCGGAGAAGGACTCCAAGCTCAGGCGCCTGACCGGCAAGGCCAGGCAGATCCTGCGCAAGATCGTGCCGGCCAAGGCCGGACAGCGATAG
- a CDS encoding LysR family transcriptional regulator: MQWNLEQMRLFVDVAEQRSFSAVARHQRKAQSAVSSAIALLEEDLGVMLFERSSGRQPRLTEAGESLLEEAREVLRQCERLNGRALSLMRGQEACLRLAQDEAMPYQSVVDSLEALANRFPNLEVQLTSAAQGDVARKLVERRADLGLLFYHDQIPEALERRVLGSIEMVTVCGVGHPMANLARVNCQQLAQHRQLLMSTQSSVYPGSEAASPLVWRADSFYVMAEWLIRGLGWAWLPRHVVQYPTYQGQMVELVSEWTPPALVVELVWRRDDPLGPAARWLAERFAEHLQAIG; encoded by the coding sequence ATGCAATGGAATCTGGAGCAGATGCGGTTGTTCGTCGATGTCGCCGAGCAGCGTTCGTTTTCCGCGGTGGCCCGTCACCAGCGCAAGGCGCAATCGGCGGTCAGTTCGGCGATCGCCCTGCTCGAGGAAGATCTTGGCGTAATGCTCTTCGAGCGCAGCAGCGGACGCCAGCCGCGGTTGACGGAGGCGGGGGAGTCCCTGTTGGAGGAAGCGCGCGAGGTGCTGCGCCAGTGCGAGCGTCTCAACGGCCGGGCGTTGTCGCTGATGCGTGGCCAGGAGGCCTGCCTGCGCCTGGCGCAGGATGAGGCGATGCCCTACCAGTCGGTGGTCGACAGCCTGGAGGCCCTGGCCAACCGCTTCCCCAATCTTGAAGTACAACTGACCAGCGCGGCCCAGGGGGATGTGGCGCGCAAGCTGGTGGAGCGACGGGCCGACCTGGGCTTGCTGTTCTATCACGACCAGATTCCCGAGGCCTTGGAGCGTCGCGTGCTGGGCAGCATCGAGATGGTCACGGTATGTGGCGTTGGCCATCCGATGGCGAATCTGGCTCGGGTGAATTGCCAGCAACTGGCGCAGCATCGGCAACTGCTGATGTCGACGCAGTCGAGTGTCTATCCTGGCAGCGAGGCGGCCAGTCCCCTGGTCTGGCGGGCCGATAGCTTCTACGTCATGGCCGAATGGCTGATCCGTGGGCTGGGCTGGGCCTGGCTGCCGCGTCATGTGGTGCAGTACCCGACCTATCAGGGACAGATGGTCGAGCTGGTCAGCGAGTGGACCCCGCCGGCGTTGGTGGTCGAGCTGGTCTGGCGCCGTGACGATCCCCTGGGGCCGGCTGCCCGCTGGTTGGCGGAGCGTTTTGCCGAACACTTGCAGGCGATCGGTTGA
- a CDS encoding aldo/keto reductase has product MSLPTLHELHRPLGSTGLNVSPLGLGTVKLGRDQGVKYPSGFQIPDDDEARQLLKLTRDLGINLIDTAPAYGRSEERLGPLLRGQRHEWVIVSKVGEEFEAGQSRHDFSAGHTRLSVERSLQRLETDFIDLVLVHSDGNDLAILEGSDVYQTLAELKREGKIRAFGFSGKTVDGGLRALEQGDCAMITYNLNEQAERPVIDYAAAHGKAILVKKALASGHACLGPGVDPVRASFELLFEHPGVASAIVGTINPLHLAHNVATVARVIRQN; this is encoded by the coding sequence ATGAGCCTGCCAACCCTGCACGAACTGCACCGCCCCCTGGGCAGCACCGGCCTGAACGTCTCGCCGCTGGGCCTGGGCACCGTCAAGCTGGGCCGCGACCAGGGCGTCAAATACCCCAGCGGCTTCCAGATTCCCGACGACGACGAGGCCCGCCAGTTGCTCAAGCTGACCCGCGACCTGGGGATCAACCTGATCGACACCGCACCGGCCTATGGCCGCAGCGAAGAGCGCCTCGGCCCGCTGCTGCGCGGGCAGCGTCATGAATGGGTGATCGTCAGCAAGGTCGGCGAGGAATTCGAGGCCGGCCAGTCGCGCCACGACTTCAGCGCCGGGCACACCCGTCTTTCCGTGGAACGCAGCCTGCAGCGCCTGGAGACCGACTTCATCGACCTGGTGCTGGTGCACTCCGACGGCAACGACCTGGCGATCCTCGAAGGGAGCGATGTCTACCAGACCCTCGCCGAGCTCAAGCGCGAAGGCAAGATCCGCGCGTTCGGCTTTTCCGGAAAGACCGTCGACGGTGGCCTCAGAGCTCTGGAGCAGGGTGACTGCGCCATGATCACCTACAATCTGAACGAACAGGCCGAACGACCGGTCATTGACTATGCCGCTGCCCATGGCAAGGCGATTCTGGTAAAAAAGGCCCTGGCCAGTGGTCACGCCTGCCTGGGGCCGGGCGTCGACCCGGTACGGGCCAGCTTTGAGTTGCTGTTCGAGCACCCCGGCGTTGCCAGTGCTATCGTCGGTACCATCAATCCGCTGCACCTGGCCCACAATGTGGCAACCGTAGCCCGGGTCATTCGCCAGAACTGA
- a CDS encoding TolC family outer membrane protein, which translates to MLRKLSLALAVSCATNGLVWAAEAPLSTRTDLVSVYQEALDNNADLAAARADYDARKEVVPQARAGLLPNLSAGASSNNVRTSIDRPSVTTNRSANVYQATLSQPIFRADRWFQFQAAKDVNEQAALQLSATEQNLILQSAERYFAVLRAQDTLASTKAEEAAFKRQLDQSNERFDVGLSDKTDVLQSQASYDTARANRIAAQRQVEDAFEALITLTNRQYNSIQGIVHSLPVLAPTPNDAKAWVDTAAKQNLNLLASNYAVSAAEETLKQRKAGHAPTLDAVAQYQAGDNDGFGLTNPNTLGQNYGGPVKQTTVGLQLNIPLYSGGLTSSQVRESYSRLSQTEQQREGLRRQVVENTRNLHRAVNTDVEQVQARKQSIISNQSALEATEIGYQVGTRNIVDVLDAQRQLYTSVRDYNNTRYDYILDNLRLKQAAGTLSPDDLSALARYLKADYNPDKDFLPPDLAKAASANLKTPSER; encoded by the coding sequence ATGCTGCGCAAATTATCACTGGCCCTGGCCGTGTCTTGTGCGACCAACGGACTGGTCTGGGCAGCTGAAGCCCCTCTGTCGACCAGGACCGACCTGGTCAGCGTCTACCAGGAAGCCCTGGACAACAACGCCGACCTGGCCGCCGCTCGCGCCGACTACGACGCACGCAAGGAAGTGGTGCCCCAGGCCCGTGCCGGGCTGCTACCGAACCTGTCGGCCGGTGCCAGCAGCAACAACGTGCGCACGTCGATCGACCGCCCCTCGGTCACCACCAACCGTAGCGCCAACGTCTACCAGGCCACCCTGAGCCAACCGATCTTCCGCGCCGACCGCTGGTTCCAGTTCCAGGCGGCCAAGGACGTCAACGAGCAGGCGGCACTGCAACTCTCGGCCACCGAGCAGAACCTGATTCTGCAGAGCGCCGAACGCTACTTCGCGGTACTGCGCGCCCAGGACACCCTGGCCTCGACCAAGGCCGAGGAAGCGGCCTTCAAGCGCCAGCTGGACCAGTCCAACGAACGCTTCGATGTCGGCCTGTCGGACAAGACCGACGTCCTGCAATCCCAGGCCAGCTACGACACCGCGCGGGCCAACCGCATCGCCGCGCAACGCCAGGTCGAGGATGCGTTCGAAGCGCTGATCACCCTGACCAATCGCCAGTACAACTCGATTCAGGGCATCGTCCATAGCCTGCCAGTGCTGGCCCCGACGCCGAATGACGCCAAGGCCTGGGTCGATACCGCCGCCAAACAGAACCTGAATCTGCTGGCGAGCAACTACGCGGTCAGCGCCGCCGAGGAAACTCTCAAGCAGCGCAAGGCCGGCCATGCTCCGACCCTCGATGCCGTGGCCCAGTACCAGGCCGGCGACAACGACGGTTTCGGCCTGACCAACCCCAACACCCTGGGCCAGAACTATGGCGGCCCGGTGAAGCAGACCACCGTCGGCCTGCAACTGAACATCCCGCTGTACAGCGGCGGCCTGACCAGCTCGCAGGTGCGTGAGTCCTATTCACGCCTGAGCCAGACCGAACAGCAGCGAGAAGGCCTGCGTCGCCAGGTGGTGGAAAACACCCGCAACCTGCACCGCGCGGTGAACACCGATGTGGAACAGGTACAGGCGCGCAAGCAGTCGATCATCTCCAACCAGAGTGCGCTGGAGGCGACCGAGATCGGCTATCAGGTGGGAACGCGCAATATCGTCGACGTGCTCGATGCCCAGCGCCAGCTGTACACCTCGGTGCGCGACTACAACAACACCCGCTACGACTACATCCTCGACAACCTGCGCCTGAAGCAGGCGGCGGGCACCTTGAGCCCGGACGACCTGAGCGCCCTGGCGCGCTACCTGAAGGCCGACTACAACCCGGACAAGGACTTCCTGCCGCCGGACCTGGCGAAAGCCGCGTCGGCCAACCTCAAGACGCCGTCGGAGCGCTAG
- the hldE gene encoding bifunctional D-glycero-beta-D-manno-heptose-7-phosphate kinase/D-glycero-beta-D-manno-heptose 1-phosphate adenylyltransferase HldE — translation MKLSMPRFDQAPVLVVGDVMLDRYWHGGTSRISPEAPVPVVKVEQIEDRPGGAANVALNIAALGAPASLVGVTGDDEAADSLANSLKGAGVRALFQRIAHQPTIVKLRVMSRHQQLLRIDFEEPFSTDALALGAEVDGLLEGIKVLVLSDYGKGALKNHQALIQAARTRGIPVLADPKGKDFSIYRGASLITPNLSEFEAIVGGCADEHELVSKGAQLMQDLDLGALLVTRGEHGMTLLRPDHPALHLPARAREVFDVTGAGDTVISTLAAAIAAGEELPHAVALANLAAGIVVGKLGTAAISAPELRRAIQREEGSERGVLGLEQLLLAVDDARAHNEKIVFTNGCFDILHAGHVTYLEQARAQGDRLIVAINDDASVSRLKGPGRPINSVDRRMAVLAGLGAVDWVISFPEGTPENLLAQVKPDVLVKGGDYGIDQVVGADIVKAYGGTVKVLGLVENSSTTAIVEKIRSN, via the coding sequence ATGAAGTTGTCCATGCCGCGATTCGATCAAGCCCCTGTCTTGGTGGTCGGCGATGTCATGCTCGACCGTTACTGGCATGGTGGTACCTCACGGATTTCCCCTGAGGCGCCGGTACCGGTCGTCAAGGTCGAGCAGATCGAGGACCGTCCGGGCGGGGCGGCCAACGTTGCCCTGAACATTGCCGCGCTGGGCGCGCCGGCGTCCCTGGTGGGTGTCACCGGTGACGACGAGGCCGCCGACAGCCTGGCCAACAGCCTCAAGGGCGCGGGCGTGCGGGCCCTGTTCCAGCGCATTGCGCACCAGCCGACCATCGTCAAGTTGCGGGTCATGAGTCGTCACCAGCAACTGCTGCGTATCGACTTCGAAGAACCGTTCTCCACCGACGCCCTGGCACTGGGTGCCGAGGTGGATGGCCTGCTTGAAGGCATCAAGGTGCTGGTGCTGTCCGACTACGGCAAGGGGGCGCTGAAGAACCATCAGGCGCTGATCCAGGCAGCACGTACGCGGGGAATCCCGGTGCTGGCCGACCCCAAGGGCAAGGACTTCTCGATCTATCGCGGGGCCAGCCTGATCACGCCGAACCTCAGTGAGTTCGAAGCCATCGTCGGCGGTTGCGCCGACGAGCACGAGCTGGTCTCCAAGGGCGCGCAGCTCATGCAGGATCTCGACCTCGGGGCCCTGCTGGTTACCCGTGGCGAGCATGGCATGACCCTGCTGCGTCCCGATCACCCGGCCTTGCACCTGCCGGCCCGGGCTCGTGAAGTGTTCGATGTGACCGGTGCCGGCGACACCGTGATTTCCACCCTGGCCGCGGCGATTGCCGCCGGCGAGGAACTGCCCCATGCGGTAGCCCTGGCCAACCTGGCGGCGGGTATCGTGGTCGGCAAGCTGGGCACTGCGGCCATCAGTGCGCCGGAACTGCGCCGGGCGATCCAGCGTGAGGAAGGGTCCGAGCGCGGTGTCCTGGGGTTGGAGCAATTGCTGCTGGCGGTGGATGACGCGCGGGCACACAACGAGAAGATCGTATTCACCAATGGCTGCTTCGACATCCTCCATGCCGGTCATGTGACCTACCTGGAGCAGGCTCGCGCCCAGGGCGACCGACTGATCGTCGCGATCAACGACGATGCCTCGGTCAGCCGCCTGAAAGGGCCAGGCCGACCGATCAACAGTGTTGATCGGCGCATGGCGGTCCTGGCCGGTCTCGGCGCGGTGGACTGGGTGATCAGCTTCCCGGAAGGCACTCCGGAAAACCTGCTGGCCCAGGTCAAACCCGATGTGCTGGTCAAGGGCGGCGACTATGGTATCGACCAGGTGGTCGGCGCCGACATCGTCAAGGCCTACGGTGGTACGGTAAAGGTGCTGGGGCTGGTGGAAAACAGCTCGACCACGGCCATTGTCGAGAAGATCCGCAGCAACTGA